In Crassostrea angulata isolate pt1a10 chromosome 6, ASM2561291v2, whole genome shotgun sequence, a genomic segment contains:
- the LOC128187640 gene encoding uncharacterized protein LOC128187640, whose protein sequence is MDFHYFLVLLVTTWCLIGESEGAWRRRRRCRRICVAGFCRWVCFGKRNEVSESSSLPCDFAAWDKNGDGHVDLEEFSSVAYPFVKEEDSASAFQATDKDGNQQISKTELHKAEAEIMFGIC, encoded by the exons ATGGA CTTTCACTATTTTCTTGTATTACTCGTGACCACGTGGTGTCTGATTGGCGAATCGGAGGGTGCATGGAGGAGGAGACGTCGCTGTCGCAGAATCTGTGTTGCTGGATTTTGCCGATGGGTCTGTTTTGGAAAAAGAAACGAA GTGTCCGAAAGTTCCTCACTACCCTGCGACTTTGCTGCCTGGGACAAGAACGGAGACGGCCATGTTGATTTAGAGGAGTTTTCTTCCGTAGCCTATCCGTTTGTCAAAGAAGAAGATTCGGCGTCAGCCTTTCAAGCTACAGATAAGGACG GAAACCAACAAATTTCGAAGACAGAACTACACAAAGCTGAAGCTGAAATAATGTTCGGAATATGTTAG
- the LOC128190082 gene encoding uncharacterized protein LOC128190082, protein MDQEDQGREFCENSEILAPESEQDGYKAIKKTLSVLIGRKSKNRKLKEKPHVQSQRDEDSGAFTSNYEYQRESHPMQETSEPAWVYPQSSCPPRDPAPLPSSADNTYRFCHETRGFAVLIINSKFDDQAKRENAVWDEYYMYKMFKELNFDVYILRNLASKELLEKMKAIRDAVSAESDCFACVISSHGMEGKVSSVHPQVEKPFIRIEHFTYTRDGVVRTNELLELFNDRNCRHLKGKPKMFFIQACRSRLDVQKPDEVDMGVEVRLMETKATTSAGSPARFFTRGDVVGNYDDYSGRRPEEFRRNFIAATLDPLYENYQVYGLSRQYPEYYQEHQVHVQASLQRQEPARTGTYKFKPTEPEPESEPIEVFQIPCYNDYLVMFSSPAGTIAWSDSGKGGWLMYCLYHVLHDVTNTDDDLLTTLTQGGSEDLTALPDGRVFISSGVISSEKGKILLMDFLDPTHKIKELQLQSDQNMSDAHYHGLSVWQDIETGGLTLAVIMHHSSGEDTVEMFKFDEKKQILIHSKTVRDPLFYELNDLVLVSENQFYITCSLKWSLLELFLHLRFGEVLFYDGSRVRVAAGGHIFANGINISPDHRHVYVAELLEKDILVYERQDDNSLVLKQTKYVDSGVDNIEVDPKSGDLWVGAHPRIGTLIYFMHREGQGTPSPSQVLKIKSEKGMLREVIEVFLDDGGEIPASSVATVFKNRMVIGSVTSNPLLCDIKYTN, encoded by the exons ATGGACCAGGAAGATCAGGGAAGAGAGTTCTGCGAAAACTCCGAAATACTAGCACCAG AATCAGAACAAGATGGATATAAAGCAATCAAGAAAACTCTGTCCGT TTTGATTGGACGTAAATCTAAAAACAGAAAACTCAAAGAAAAACCACATGTCCAATCTCAGAGAGATGAAGACTCCGGGGCTTTCACCTCAAATTACGAATATCAAAGAGAGTCTCATCCAATGCAAGAGACCAGTGAACCGGCCTGGGTCTACCCACAGTCCTCTTGTCCACCACGTGACCCGGCCCCCCTCCCTTCCTCTGCTGACAACACCTACCGTTTTTGTCACGAGACACGTGGGTTTGCCGTTCTAATCATCAACAGCAAGTTCGACGACCAGGCTAAAAGGGAGAATGCTGTCTGGGacgaatattacatgtacaagatgTTTAAAGAACTGAATTTTGACGTTTATATTCTAAGGAACCTTGCATCAAAAGAACTGTTGGAGAAAATGAAAG CAATACGGGATGCTGTCAGTGCGGAGTCTGACTGCTTCGCCTGTGTGATTAGTTCTCACGGGATGGAGGGTAAAGTTAGCTCCGTCCACCCCCAGGTCGAGAAACCGTTTATCAGGATAGAGCACTTCACCTACACCAGGGACGGGGTGGTCAGAACCAACGAGCTCCTGGAGCTGTTCAATGACCGGAACTGTCGACATCTCAAGGGGAAGCCAAAGATGTTCTTCATTCAG GCCTGTAGGAGCCGCCTCGATGTGCAGAAACCAGACGAAGTAGATATGGGCGTGGAGGTCCGTCTGATGGAGACTAAAGCAACCACATCAGCCGGTTCTCCAGCAAGATTCTTTACAAGAGGCGATGTGGTCGGGAATTATGACGATTACTCGGGTCGACGACCTGAGGAATTCCGGAGAAACTTCATTGCAGCTACTCTTGACCCTTTGTATGAAAACTACCAAGTTTATGGACTATCCCGTCAGTATCCCGAATACTACCAGGAACACCAAGTCCATGTCCAGGCATCTCTACAGAGGCAGGAACCAGCTCGAACCGGGACTTATAAATTCAAACCTACCGAGCCCGAGCCCGAATCCGAGCCCATTGAGGTTTTCCAGATCCCGTGCTACAATGACTACCTGGTTATGTTTTCTTCCCCAGCAG GAACTATTGCGTGGTCCGATTCCGGTAAAGGTGGTTGGCTGATGTACTGTCTGTACCATGTGTTACATGACGTCACTAACACAGACGATGACCTGCTGACGACATTGACAC AGGGAGGATCTGAGGATTTGACAGCTCTGCCAGATGGAAGAGTATTTATTTCAAGTGGG GTCATTTCAAGTGAGAAAGGGAAAATACTCCTGATGGATTTCTTAGATCCCACTCACAAGATCAAAGAACTTCAGCTACAGAGTGACCAGAATATGTCAGATGCTCATTATCACGGACTCTCAGTTTGGCAGGATATTGAAACAG GAGGGCTTACATTAGCTGTGATAATGCACCATTCCTCTGGAGAAGACACAGTCGAAATGTTCAAGTTTGATGAGAAGAAACAAATCTTGATCCACAGTAAAACAGTCAGAGATCCTCTGTTCTATGA GTTAAATGACCTTGTGCTGGTCAGCGAGAACCAGTTTTATATCACCTGTTCACTGAAGTGGTCACTGCTGGAGTTATTCCTACACCTCAGGTTTGGCGAGGTCCTGTTTTATGATGGCTCTAGGGTGAGAGTTGCGGCAGGGGGACATATTTTTGCCAATGGTATCAACATTTCTCCAGACCACAg GCATGTATATGTGGCTGAGTTATTGGAGAAAGATATATTAGTTTATGAAAGGCAAGATGACAACAGTTTAGTTCTTAAACAG ACTAAGTATGTGGACTCAGGAGTAGATAACATAGAGGTGGATCCTAAATCTGGGGACCTGTGGGTGGGGGCTCACCCCCGAATCGGTACCCTAATCTACTTCATGCATAGAGAAGGACAAGGGACACCGTCGCCTTCTCAG GTTTTGAAGATAAAATCAGAGAAAGGAATGTTGAGAGAAGTGATAGAGGTGTTCCTGGATGATGGGGGAGAGATCCCTGCGTCCTCTGTAGCAACGGTGTTTAAGAACAGGATGGTCATTGGGAGCGTAACATCCAACCCATTACTGTGCGACATCAAATACACCAACTGA